One Mobula hypostoma chromosome 5, sMobHyp1.1, whole genome shotgun sequence DNA segment encodes these proteins:
- the LOC134346579 gene encoding zinc-binding protein A33-like isoform X2 — translation MASKGRDESLTEEVICPSCQDFFTDPVTLECGHNFCRSCITRCWEREERNSCPECRALFADRTLRPRRLLARLAEKARKLHLKPRENESKLHCEEHEEEMKLFCETDKKLICVICKCAQEHREHRFLSIREAVEIYKDQVKSSIETLTKKKSDFLETEQQQIQKISGVRSRHVQSHITAHFAELHQILAEKEQHLLRDLKEEEERILNPMKKNLREIQENLNSIQEEISKLRARMHLTDSVRFLKEEVHQKNSISDEAPMLSVTDGALTLEKFNNLFSLETLLKETYVAIKQVSATLDLETAGPGLVVSEDLKKVKWTRSTPDLPDTGKRFTNGDYVLGSEGFTSGRHYWEVDVAGNRWWRLGVASESVERKKGIKLTTDNGFWIIWHQNDEINVNTSPPSRLTASSIPGRVGVYLSYESGTISFYNAENRSHLHTFTANKFMGKLYPFFGTVDENEWVRICSVPLQICTRVGSGHRRQMPGSGSVKNLAVTRLVLKGSLLVPKFSTVVIQ, via the exons ATGGCTTCGAAAGGACGGGACGAGAGTTTAACTGAGGAGGTAATTTGTCCCAGCTGCCAGGATTTCTTCACCGATCCGGTCACTCTGGAATGTGGACACAACTTCTGCCGCTCCTGTATCACACGGTGttgggaaagggaggagagaaacTCCTGTCCGGAGTGTCGAGCTCTGTTTGCCGACCGGACCCTCAGGCCAAGACGACTCTTAGCAAGACTGGCTGAAAAAGCTCGAAAACTGCACCTGAAGCCGAGAGAGAATGAAAGTAAACTTCACTGCGAGGAACATGAGGAAGAAATGAAGCTGTTTTGTGAAACGGACAAGAAACTGATCTGCGTGATTTGTAAATGTGCCCAGGAGCACAGAGAGCACCGCTTCCTGTCGATTAGAGAAGCTGTTGAAATCTACAAG GACCAGGTTAAATCTTCAATAGAAACCCTCACAAAAAAGAAATCAGACTTTCTGGAAACGGAGCAGCAACAGATACAGAAGATTTCCGGAGTTCGG TCTCGCCACGTTCAGTCCCACATCACAGCCCATTTTGCTGAACTGCACCAGATTCTTGCCGAGAAAGAGCAGCACTTACTCAGAGATCTcaaggaagaagaggagaggattCTAAATCCAATGAAGAAAAATCTTCGTGAGATTCAAGAGAATTTAAATTCTATTCAGGAGGAAATTTCAAAGTTACGAGCACGGATGCATCTAACAGACAGTGTGAGGTTCCTCAAG gaAGAAGTTCATCAGAAGAACAG CATTAGCGATGAAGCCCCAATGTTGTCAGTGACAGACGGTGCCCTGACGTTGGAGAAATTCAATAATCTCTTTTCGCTAGAAACATTGTTGAAAGAAACTTATGTTGCCATTAAGCAAG TCTCGGCGACCCTGGATTTGGAAACGGCAGGTCCGGGGCTCGTGGTGTCGGAAGACCTGAAGAAAGTGAAATGGACCAGGTCCACGCCAGATCTCCCTGACACCGGGAAGAGGTTTACAAATGGGGATTATGTGCTGGGATCAGAGGGATTCACATCAGGAAGACATTATTGGGAGGTGGATGTGGCGGGGAATCGGTGGTGGAGGCTGGGAGTCGCCTCAGAGTCCGTGGAGAGGAAGAAAGGGATCAAACTGACAACAGACAATGGATTCTGGATCATCTGGCATCAGAATGATGAAATTAATGTGAACACCTCCCCTCCATCCCGTCTCACTGCCAGTTCCATCCCTGGGAGGGTGGGTGTTTATCTCAGTTATGAGTCTGGGACAATTTCATTTTACAACGCGGAGAATAGATCCCATCTCCACACCTTCACCGCAAATAAATTCATGGGAAAACTTTATCCTTTCTTTGGAACTGTGGATGAAAACGAGTGGGTCAGAATCTGCTCTGTGCCACTACAGATCTGTACACGGGTCGGGTCTGGGCATCGGCGTCAGATGCCGGGCTCAGGTTCTGTGAAAAACCTCGCTGTCACCAGATTGGTGCTGAAAGGGTCCCTTTTAGTTCCCAAGTTCAGCACTGTGGTGATCCAATGA
- the LOC134346579 gene encoding zinc-binding protein A33-like isoform X1, whose amino-acid sequence MASKGRDESLTEEVICPSCQDFFTDPVTLECGHNFCRSCITRCWEREERNSCPECRALFADRTLRPRRLLARLAEKARKLHLKPRENESKLHCEEHEEEMKLFCETDKKLICVICKCAQEHREHRFLSIREAVEIYKDQVKSSIETLTKKKSDFLETEQQQIQKISGVREQSRHVQSHITAHFAELHQILAEKEQHLLRDLKEEEERILNPMKKNLREIQENLNSIQEEISKLRARMHLTDSVRFLKEEVHQKNSISDEAPMLSVTDGALTLEKFNNLFSLETLLKETYVAIKQVSATLDLETAGPGLVVSEDLKKVKWTRSTPDLPDTGKRFTNGDYVLGSEGFTSGRHYWEVDVAGNRWWRLGVASESVERKKGIKLTTDNGFWIIWHQNDEINVNTSPPSRLTASSIPGRVGVYLSYESGTISFYNAENRSHLHTFTANKFMGKLYPFFGTVDENEWVRICSVPLQICTRVGSGHRRQMPGSGSVKNLAVTRLVLKGSLLVPKFSTVVIQ is encoded by the exons ATGGCTTCGAAAGGACGGGACGAGAGTTTAACTGAGGAGGTAATTTGTCCCAGCTGCCAGGATTTCTTCACCGATCCGGTCACTCTGGAATGTGGACACAACTTCTGCCGCTCCTGTATCACACGGTGttgggaaagggaggagagaaacTCCTGTCCGGAGTGTCGAGCTCTGTTTGCCGACCGGACCCTCAGGCCAAGACGACTCTTAGCAAGACTGGCTGAAAAAGCTCGAAAACTGCACCTGAAGCCGAGAGAGAATGAAAGTAAACTTCACTGCGAGGAACATGAGGAAGAAATGAAGCTGTTTTGTGAAACGGACAAGAAACTGATCTGCGTGATTTGTAAATGTGCCCAGGAGCACAGAGAGCACCGCTTCCTGTCGATTAGAGAAGCTGTTGAAATCTACAAG GACCAGGTTAAATCTTCAATAGAAACCCTCACAAAAAAGAAATCAGACTTTCTGGAAACGGAGCAGCAACAGATACAGAAGATTTCCGGAGTTCGG GAACAGTCTCGCCACGTTCAGTCCCACATCACAGCCCATTTTGCTGAACTGCACCAGATTCTTGCCGAGAAAGAGCAGCACTTACTCAGAGATCTcaaggaagaagaggagaggattCTAAATCCAATGAAGAAAAATCTTCGTGAGATTCAAGAGAATTTAAATTCTATTCAGGAGGAAATTTCAAAGTTACGAGCACGGATGCATCTAACAGACAGTGTGAGGTTCCTCAAG gaAGAAGTTCATCAGAAGAACAG CATTAGCGATGAAGCCCCAATGTTGTCAGTGACAGACGGTGCCCTGACGTTGGAGAAATTCAATAATCTCTTTTCGCTAGAAACATTGTTGAAAGAAACTTATGTTGCCATTAAGCAAG TCTCGGCGACCCTGGATTTGGAAACGGCAGGTCCGGGGCTCGTGGTGTCGGAAGACCTGAAGAAAGTGAAATGGACCAGGTCCACGCCAGATCTCCCTGACACCGGGAAGAGGTTTACAAATGGGGATTATGTGCTGGGATCAGAGGGATTCACATCAGGAAGACATTATTGGGAGGTGGATGTGGCGGGGAATCGGTGGTGGAGGCTGGGAGTCGCCTCAGAGTCCGTGGAGAGGAAGAAAGGGATCAAACTGACAACAGACAATGGATTCTGGATCATCTGGCATCAGAATGATGAAATTAATGTGAACACCTCCCCTCCATCCCGTCTCACTGCCAGTTCCATCCCTGGGAGGGTGGGTGTTTATCTCAGTTATGAGTCTGGGACAATTTCATTTTACAACGCGGAGAATAGATCCCATCTCCACACCTTCACCGCAAATAAATTCATGGGAAAACTTTATCCTTTCTTTGGAACTGTGGATGAAAACGAGTGGGTCAGAATCTGCTCTGTGCCACTACAGATCTGTACACGGGTCGGGTCTGGGCATCGGCGTCAGATGCCGGGCTCAGGTTCTGTGAAAAACCTCGCTGTCACCAGATTGGTGCTGAAAGGGTCCCTTTTAGTTCCCAAGTTCAGCACTGTGGTGATCCAATGA